The following coding sequences are from one Diprion similis isolate iyDipSimi1 chromosome 9, iyDipSimi1.1, whole genome shotgun sequence window:
- the LOC124410365 gene encoding larval cuticle protein A2B-like isoform X3, with product MAFKFFAFAALVAAANAGVLAPAPLAYHAAPTYGYAAPIAKAVVTKTVDAEYDPNPQYSYSYDVHDSITGDAKSQTETRNGDVVQGSYSLIEADGTRRVVDYTADPHNGFNAVVRKEPAAVAVKTVAAPVVAKYAAAPVVAKYAAPLTYAAAPVVAKYAAPAAYAAPAYGYYH from the exons ATGGCATTCAAG TTCTTCGCTTTCGCCGCCCTCGTGGCCGCCGCCAACGCCGGAGTCCTCGCCCCCGCCCCCCTGGCTTACCACGCCGCCCCCACCTACGGCTACGCCGCCCCGATCGCCAAGGCCGTCGTCACCAAGACCGTCGACGCCGAGTACGACCCCAACCCCCAGTACAGCTACTCCTACGACGTCCACGACTCGATCACCGGAGACGCCAAGAGCCAGACCGAGACCAGGAACGGAGACGTCGTCCAGGGCAGCTACTCCCTCATCGAGGCTGACGGCACCCGCCGCGTCGTCGACTACACCGCCGACCCCCACAACGGATTCAACGCCGTCGTCCGCAAGGAACCCGCGGCCGTCGCCGTCAAGACCGTCGCCGCCCCCGTCGTCGCCAAATACGCCGCCGCCCCCGTCGTTGCCAAGTACGCTGCCCCCCTCACCTACGCCGCCGCCCCCGTCGTAGCCAAGTACGCCGCC CCCGCTGCCTACGCCGCCCCCGCCTACGGCTACTACCACTAA
- the LOC124410365 gene encoding larval cuticle protein A2B-like isoform X1, with the protein MAFKFFAFAALVAAANAGVLAPAPLAYHAAPTYGYAAPIAKAVVTKTVDAEYDPNPQYSYSYDVHDSITGDAKSQTETRNGDVVQGSYSLIEADGTRRVVDYTADPHNGFNAVVRKEPAAVAVKTVAAPVVAKYAAAPVVAKYAAPLTYAAAPVVAKYAAPVHYAAAPVVHKYAAPAAYAAPAYGYYH; encoded by the exons ATGGCATTCAAG TTCTTCGCTTTCGCCGCCCTCGTGGCCGCCGCCAACGCCGGAGTCCTCGCCCCCGCCCCCCTGGCTTACCACGCCGCCCCCACCTACGGCTACGCCGCCCCGATCGCCAAGGCCGTCGTCACCAAGACCGTCGACGCCGAGTACGACCCCAACCCCCAGTACAGCTACTCCTACGACGTCCACGACTCGATCACCGGAGACGCCAAGAGCCAGACCGAGACCAGGAACGGAGACGTCGTCCAGGGCAGCTACTCCCTCATCGAGGCTGACGGCACCCGCCGCGTCGTCGACTACACCGCCGACCCCCACAACGGATTCAACGCCGTCGTCCGCAAGGAACCCGCGGCCGTCGCCGTCAAGACCGTCGCCGCCCCCGTCGTCGCCAAATACGCCGCCGCCCCCGTCGTTGCCAAGTACGCTGCCCCCCTCACCTACGCCGCCGCCCCCGTCGTAGCCAAGTACGCCGCCCCCGTGCACTACGCCGCCGCCCCCGTCGTCCACAAGTACGCTGCACCCGCTGCCTACGCCGCCCCCGCCTACGGCTACTACCACTAA